The genomic interval agatcgatggtttcgttgcttgtgtggcacgtagcacCGTGTaattgaaagtaaacgttgtccaaatcaataccatccaattccggccataaaaaatcattaatcatctctcgatagcgcaatccattcaccgtaactgttgctccagcctcattttcgaaaaagtaaggtccaatgacacctccagaccataaaccgcaccaaatagtcacgcgttgaggatggagaggattttcaacaaaaactcttgggttttccgagccccagattcgacaattttgtttattgatgtagtcaccaaggtggaaatgggcctcatcagttaagatgattttccgatgaaattccggatcattttcatgcatttcaaggacccaatcagcaaagacacgacgttgttgatgatcggccggcttgagttcttgtgttaactgaactttataggccttaagacccaagtctttatgcaaaatacggtgtaatgacgtttgtggaatggctaattccaaagaacgacgaggaatggacaaacctggattttcttcaacactttcggctacagcagcaatattctcagttgttcttgagcgacgtgcacgggttttattcttcacatcactaacttgtcccaacagctcaaatttttccaccaatttctgtattgcggtccgaaaaggtgcttcacgtctaaatgttttagttttacgaaccgtctctgccaaactttcaccatttttatagtgaattttaataatttcaatgcgttgttgaagcgtgtatcggtccgttttcattaatggcgtagtttctacttgtcaaatgtcaaaaaacgaCAGCTTcgaaagtgacatttaccgaaatagcgggctgttcaaaataacacctcttattggaaaaccttTTATATTCTTTCCTAAATGCAAAGTACTTTTGATCAACGATTTAAAATAGTTGGAATTTCCACGGATTTCGCGCTTTCAATAGTCGGTTCACGAAAAGGTTTTATCTGATTCCCGAAGGAAAGAACAACAGCTATGAATGTGCAAGAATGTGTGTTGGTGAATACCATTAATTTCATTAGTTCCCGCGGTGTCTACTGTCACCcgcttgaaatattttcttataaattctCTTCCTAACACGATATTGTTGATTATTACACAAATGAGATGTGAAAACCCAGAAAAAACCATCCTATCGATTCGtagtttttgatatatttttgtgaaacttcGGATCTACCCtcgtattaattattttgactATTCGAATATAACACGTGCCCAATTATATTGTCCAATATATTGTAAATCTACACTTATCAATATACCAATGAATTTGATTATATATACatcttataaatattcaaagatGATGCGGTTAAAATCTTCATTCTAGCAAACGAGAATAAAAATTCTTTATCTGCTAAAGTatcaaatttactataaaaatccATTCACAAAAACAAGATATGAATGAAATTCCTTAATCAGCAGCCTGTCTTGAATTACCCAAGTCgctatattaaattataaaatgattcgTTTCAGGTTCCTTGGATCCTGAAGAACTGTCTATCGAACAACACGCCAGCCCGCACCATTCGCCCAGCAGTCATATCACAGAAAGAGCCACCCCTCAAGATACCGCTCTTTCGCCTAGTttaagagaagaagaaaatacaaaTCAGAGCACGTTAAGTATGTACCCTCATTCCAGTAACAACAACATGGCGAAAATACAGCACAGATCGGTTTATACATCAGCCGGCAGTCCGAATTTATCCGGAAGCATACAGATGCAAAGCGGAAGTCCGATCGGTATGTCAACCCAAAACATGCCACATTCACCTTCCGCCGTAAATCAATGGTTGCTATCTTCTGGAGATAAACCAATATATCCAGCTATGTTCGGTTTGCTTCAAGGCTCTTCCCAAAGTCCTCAACAACAATACACATCAGCTACACCAAGTCCGGCAGGTACCCAATACGACGACAGATCTCAAACTGAACAACTAATGCTCACGATGGAATGTAATACTAATTTAGCTCTAAAACAACCGCCTTCCTATCCGAATTGTTCAGGTACAAGTACAAACCTCCAATTAGACATGCAACAAGACATGGTATATTCGCGAGTCGGACAACCGATGGGTACGCCTAAATACCAATGGGATACCAATCAAGATTACGGTTCACCGAACTCTAGTGCTTTAGTGATACCGGGACCGTCTTCTCTAATACCCAAACAAGAACCGTTTAGTGGATCATGTAGTGATCTCGGTCAGAGCTCGAGTTCGGGTTATAACGTACAATTAGCCGAATATAACCCTTCAACCAGCAAAGGACACGAAATACTCAGTCAGGTTTACCAACAAAGTCCGATTCCGTTGAAACTCGTACCGGTTAAACCCCGAAAATACCCGAATAGGCCGAGTAAAACGCCGGTTCACGAACGTCCTTACGCGTGTCCCGTGGAAAATTGTGATCGAAGATTTTCAAGGTCGGACGAACTTACGAGGCATATACGAATTCATACCGGACAAAAACCGTTCCAGTGCAGGATATGCATGAGAAGTTTTTCGCGATCTGATCACCTTACGACGCATATTAGGACGCATACCGGTGAAAAGCCGTTTTCGTGTGATATTTGCGGAAGGAAGTTTGCCAGGAGCGACGAGAAGAAGAGACACGCCAAGGTAAGTTCTCTTATTATCACTTTATACCTTGACATTAACAGCTCAATCATCTGAGACCTTTATAAGCCCACTCGAGTTTATTCTCTTTACAAAGGGTTCTGGTAATTGTCCTTTATCTAATCACTGATTTTCCAGGTTaggattatttagaaaaatcaatttttcatcgcAATTATGAGACACCATCTGTAGGACTACCACCCTAGTATTGATTGTTTTTGATATTGGGAGTTTTTATGTATTCTTCGCTCggtaatttttgtttcaaccCTTGCACTATGCATTTGGGTGCAGTTTTCGTTTTTCCACGAACTTCTTTATGTCTTCCTTGACATACGATAGACCTGCATCCTAGTGAATGGCTTCATTGGTTATAAACCAAGGGACCAAAACCAACTTTTCCTTTTGGACTGACCGTCTCTGTAAAATTTCAATCTTTATATTTGCATCGTTCCCTATAATTCTTGTCCATAGGTCCAGACTGCTTTCAATATGgtttggtaataaaatttttcacctAGTAGCAAGTACATGGAAAGTTTTTTCCAGTTTAACTTCCTTTCCAGATGCATATCCAGATATTTCACTTCGTCACTTTGAAGGATTTCTTTGGAACTCAGTTTCATAAGCggacatttcaaatattttatcctCCATTTTGTCATATATTGTTGTATTTTGGCTAGGCTATTTAGCAGAGTTTCAGACGTTATTTCGGAATTTCTGTCATATGTAATGATGTTATCGTCATCAGCGAATGTGGTCGTGGTAAATAATACGCTTCTTTGTAGTACTTTGAAGGTCTTCGTTGAATGTTTAAACGTaatacaaatcaattttttcgtcGATATTTCATACTATATAAAACATTactagaaacaaaaatacaaacgTGTATTTTGCACTATATATAATATTGCGAGTGGGACAAACAtcttaatatttagaaaatagatttcaGGGACATTAATATGATAAATAGGTTTATCTagaacaaaataagaaatttgaacataatatataatactGTTCTATAGATTTCACACTATAATTTGATACGAGGGTAGATCAATAAGTTTCTATCCTAAGAAACTTTTACTGTGATAGCTATCTCTTCAGGTTTTTGGATTTAACGGCTCTTTACGATTGAAATTGACAATTACCTTTATTGATCTTAAAAGTAAACGCGATTGTACACATAACACTTTGACAACGTCCATAAAGCTTCTGAAAATTGTCAGATAATACCTCTTTCGGAATTGATTGAGGAACGGATGTCAAATGTCCTTGGAGGTCCAGCACATCCGCAAAACTTGCCCATTTCAGGACTTTCGTCATGTAGAACAACAGAAAGAAGTCCGCAGGTGCTAGGTCAAGTTAGTGTGGTGGCGCACGTGGTGAAACACGATGAATTCGTCTAAAAAATTTCTCGGTAAAATGCTGGATTCACGGATTCATCAATAGGAATGAATACTTGATTAGTGCTATCGGAGTACACCATCAATATTGTATTTGCTTCATCGCATGGTTCACAAAAAGGATGCATCCTGGTCACACATGGTAATTAAATCTTAGGCAACTTGTATCCGTTTTGCTTTCTGATAAATCTCCCTCGTACCCAAATAATCGCGAACGGAACATCACGCAGATCGAGTGGGACGCGTTGATCGCAATATTACtttcatagaaaaattgatTGGTCCAATCAGAAGTAATCAGAACATTTCTGATTGAAtggtttataattaattatatcttGTTACAGGTTCATCTGAAACAAAGgatgaagaaagaaaataaattaggtAATACGTCTCAATCATCCTCGTCGATCCAACAGCAAACGTCTTCTTCGCAGCAATCCCACCACCATCACCTCCACCCGCACCAACAGTCGCACATGCACCAAAGCCATACGGTGACAAGTGACGAAGCGATGAATCTACCACCGGTCGTCACAACTACTCTTTGAGAACCCGATACCGGGCTAGAGCCCGGTGAGTGTCTGCTACTCATCCAAGACTACTGTGATTTAGATTCCGAACAAGCCAGGATCATTATCGTTCAAATAGATTAGGATCCGGGCTCTGAGATTCATAGAGATCTTCGTGCAAATACGCGTCAAGACTATTGACTAGATACCTGATTATTTTGATCTCTAGTGGCCTATTATATAGGGCCGAAATACGTCTGTGCCATTCTCTCTCGTGAATTAGCTACAGGGTGTTTAGAGGAGTGGGTCTAAAGTGGCCTTAGGAAACGGAGAAATTAGTAATTCTACTAAGAATAGTAAGAAGAGGGggttttttatttgatgatgATCATGAAGAAtgatgaagaattttttacaaattgacTGATAGGAAGTAGCTTTTTAcaacattatcaaaaatttaaaaaacttttttttatttgggatATTcagttttatgaatattttattaagaaagGTCATGTATTAATAGAAATTATGGTTTATCTTTTGGTTTACGGTCTTTTTTATTCTTCGGTTCATTGCCTTTggtattattgaaattaataataatagttttaaacgGTTTTTAAATGCCAGTTAAATATTGTTTCTGTTTGTTTTATCACGTTTGATCTTAATCATTTATTACTTACGAATCTTGAATAATTTAATAggaacaataacaaaataatttaaaatgacaaattttgacattctttttatagtttttgtgtAAGTTTCTCTTATTATAGACAGAAACCCCCCCATATCTATATAACTTTCTTCAAGTGACGTCgctaaaacgtcctctatctacATTCTACAATTGAAGTGTAAAGTGAAACTAAATTTAGTAAAATCTTTATATTCACTGGtaagtttttctaatatatttttaactttattttcgTGCACACAATtccaattatctaaaaatataacatattcCCGAAACAAATAGAAAATCCGAATTTAGCCAACTTGAAATGGAAATGTTGatgatttgaattttgtgaacactatttataaaaagcaaagttaaaaatatattagaaaaaacttatatataatcaatataaaaaatatcaccacaaatttcactaaatttactttgatttcaCACTTCAATTCTAGAATatagat from Diorhabda sublineata isolate icDioSubl1.1 chromosome 8, icDioSubl1.1, whole genome shotgun sequence carries:
- the LOC130447914 gene encoding early growth response protein 1-B isoform X1, which produces MLTLTMRREDRTKVPVTSPSEEFVDILQVQQLLLNETRREQQQQQAASQASTSQPSTSQASMLVQQQQQQHGRIGELHSGYYYGTYQPTTGPSTSSSTSVDELVAMWFSGSQGSGSLDPEELSIEQHASPHHSPSSHITERATPQDTALSPSLREEENTNQSTLSMYPHSSNNNMAKIQHRSVYTSAGSPNLSGSIQMQSGSPIGMSTQNMPHSPSAVNQWLLSSGDKPIYPAMFGLLQGSSQSPQQQYTSATPSPAGTQYDDRSQTEQLMLTMECNTNLALKQPPSYPNCSGTSTNLQLDMQQDMVYSRVGQPMGTPKYQWDTNQDYGSPNSSALVIPGPSSLIPKQEPFSGSCSDLGQSSSSGYNVQLAEYNPSTSKGHEILSQVYQQSPIPLKLVPVKPRKYPNRPSKTPVHERPYACPVENCDRRFSRSDELTRHIRIHTGQKPFQCRICMRSFSRSDHLTTHIRTHTGEKPFSCDICGRKFARSDEKKRHAKVHLKQRMKKENKLGNTSQSSSSIQQQTSSSQQSHHHHLHPHQQSHMHQSHTVTSDEAMNLPPVVTTTL
- the LOC130447914 gene encoding early growth response protein 1-B isoform X2, yielding MIMDTLDTLPNQHHHHHHHHSSAFLLTESAVAAAGHHFNVLSFDTCLYKTGSSSNSGGSPIPASICSPSDDPSPSEAQPGDLNTPVTTSSDAPTFFGPSTVVEPPPITGSLDPEELSIEQHASPHHSPSSHITERATPQDTALSPSLREEENTNQSTLSMYPHSSNNNMAKIQHRSVYTSAGSPNLSGSIQMQSGSPIGMSTQNMPHSPSAVNQWLLSSGDKPIYPAMFGLLQGSSQSPQQQYTSATPSPAGTQYDDRSQTEQLMLTMECNTNLALKQPPSYPNCSGTSTNLQLDMQQDMVYSRVGQPMGTPKYQWDTNQDYGSPNSSALVIPGPSSLIPKQEPFSGSCSDLGQSSSSGYNVQLAEYNPSTSKGHEILSQVYQQSPIPLKLVPVKPRKYPNRPSKTPVHERPYACPVENCDRRFSRSDELTRHIRIHTGQKPFQCRICMRSFSRSDHLTTHIRTHTGEKPFSCDICGRKFARSDEKKRHAKVHLKQRMKKENKLGNTSQSSSSIQQQTSSSQQSHHHHLHPHQQSHMHQSHTVTSDEAMNLPPVVTTTL